In one window of Comamonas testosteroni DNA:
- a CDS encoding GGDEF domain-containing protein — protein sequence MTSSAPHQSVFLRDLRLATAHNLVTRAGGSDNRLPTDTPTHYLQALIDGLCALSLRDPLTGLANRRHFRSVIEREIDRVARSGETALLLMLDIDHFKQINDEHGHIAGDMVLQSVAQTLSEIIRPMDTLARFGGEEFAIVLPVCPAHQGRAVAERLRQAIESNSIAVSSGQSLKVTVSIGGVYAQQWIRSTTQLWTERADRQLYLAKSAGRNRVCVEDPPDSTVSAEEKSLLFSPLPAASLEENVSDNTAPDVNTDAASQVITP from the coding sequence GTGACCTCATCCGCCCCCCATCAATCCGTGTTTTTGCGCGATCTGCGCCTTGCCACCGCACACAATCTGGTGACTCGCGCGGGCGGCAGCGATAACCGTCTGCCCACTGACACTCCCACCCATTACCTGCAAGCACTGATTGATGGCTTGTGCGCACTGTCTTTGCGAGACCCCCTCACGGGGCTGGCCAACCGACGCCATTTCCGCTCCGTGATCGAGCGCGAGATCGACCGCGTGGCCCGCTCCGGAGAAACCGCACTGCTGCTGATGCTGGACATCGACCACTTCAAGCAGATCAACGACGAGCACGGTCATATTGCTGGCGATATGGTGTTGCAGTCTGTTGCACAGACCCTGTCCGAAATCATTCGCCCCATGGACACCCTGGCGCGCTTCGGTGGTGAAGAATTCGCCATAGTGCTGCCGGTGTGCCCTGCGCATCAAGGCCGTGCGGTCGCCGAACGCCTGCGCCAGGCCATCGAAAGCAACTCCATCGCGGTGTCCTCGGGCCAGTCGCTGAAGGTCACTGTGAGTATTGGCGGGGTCTACGCCCAGCAATGGATTCGCAGCACGACGCAACTGTGGACCGAGCGTGCCGATCGCCAGCTCTATCTGGCCAAATCGGCGGGACGCAACCGCGTCTGCGTGGAGGATCCGCCCGACAGTACGGTGAGTGCCGAGGAAAAAAGCCTGCTTTTCAGCCCTTTGCCTGCTGCCTCTTTAGAGGAAAATGTCTCTGACAATACAGCACCAGACGTAAACACCGACGCCGCAAGCCAGGTCATAACGCCTTGA